A single window of Microbispora hainanensis DNA harbors:
- a CDS encoding prolyl oligopeptidase family serine peptidase: MTIRAVDVARVDDRPLWVEISGDEVWWDEPRPREGGRRCVVRRRADGVIEDVLPPGWNARNRVMEYGGRSWRAHEGRLVFTNWADGRIYVCSPGGEPVPLTPDEPARYADLVVHGGEVWCVRERGDARSGERDIVAVPLDGSPLRSVVKTHHFLMNPRVSPDGRSLAWIGWNHPDMPWDATELCVGSVDGGPHRVLLSGASTCQAEWRDDESLYAVTDPTGWWNIHLVGLDGTTRDLTPVPLEFGDATWKIGATFFAVADGRIATVYGTADERRLGVADDPAGTGSIRDVGGGYTNWAPALSARGSNVVGVAGSPHRPYEVVRVDLDTGAHEVLSPGKPVPEDAELPTPEAVTVEGVHAHLYAPAARSDDGGPAPYVVFVHGGPTSSAPPVFDLEIAYFTSRGIGVAEVNYGGSTGYGRAYRERLRHNWGVVDVRDCETVARWLLDSGRAEKVAIRGGSAGGWTSMAALVHSDVFCGAVSHYGISDPEHWAAETHDFESRYLDGLIGPLPETRQRYADRSPELHAERASGPALLLHGLEDKVVDPAQSERFAAALARHGHEWAYLTFEGEQHGWRREETIVRALEAELAFYGIVFGFPTPEVPPLTLHKGEAQ, encoded by the coding sequence GTGACCATCAGGGCCGTCGACGTCGCGAGGGTGGACGACCGCCCGCTGTGGGTGGAGATCTCGGGAGACGAGGTCTGGTGGGACGAGCCGCGCCCACGTGAGGGCGGCCGGCGCTGCGTCGTGCGGCGCAGGGCCGACGGCGTGATCGAGGACGTGCTCCCGCCGGGCTGGAACGCCAGGAACCGGGTCATGGAGTACGGCGGACGGTCCTGGCGGGCGCACGAGGGCCGCCTGGTGTTCACCAACTGGGCGGACGGCCGGATCTACGTGTGCTCCCCCGGCGGGGAGCCGGTTCCGCTCACCCCCGACGAGCCCGCCCGCTACGCCGACCTCGTCGTCCACGGCGGCGAGGTGTGGTGCGTACGCGAGCGGGGCGACGCCCGCAGCGGAGAGCGGGACATCGTCGCGGTGCCGCTCGACGGCTCTCCCCTGCGCAGTGTGGTGAAGACCCACCATTTCCTGATGAACCCGCGCGTCTCACCGGACGGCCGGTCGCTCGCCTGGATCGGCTGGAACCACCCCGACATGCCCTGGGACGCCACCGAGCTGTGCGTCGGATCCGTCGACGGCGGTCCCCACCGCGTCCTGCTGTCCGGCGCGTCCACCTGCCAGGCCGAGTGGCGCGACGACGAGAGCCTGTACGCCGTCACCGACCCCACCGGCTGGTGGAACATCCACCTCGTCGGCCTGGACGGCACGACGCGCGACCTGACCCCGGTGCCGCTGGAGTTCGGCGACGCCACCTGGAAGATCGGCGCCACGTTCTTCGCCGTCGCGGACGGGCGGATCGCCACCGTGTACGGCACGGCCGACGAGCGGCGGCTCGGGGTCGCCGACGACCCGGCGGGCACCGGTTCGATCAGGGACGTCGGCGGCGGCTACACCAACTGGGCGCCCGCCTTGTCGGCCCGGGGCTCCAACGTCGTGGGGGTCGCGGGCTCGCCCCACCGGCCGTACGAGGTGGTGCGGGTCGACCTGGACACGGGGGCGCACGAGGTGCTGTCCCCCGGCAAGCCGGTGCCCGAGGACGCCGAGCTGCCCACACCCGAGGCGGTGACCGTCGAGGGGGTCCACGCGCACCTGTACGCCCCGGCGGCCCGGTCGGACGACGGCGGGCCCGCGCCGTACGTGGTGTTCGTGCACGGCGGGCCGACGAGCTCGGCGCCGCCGGTGTTCGACCTGGAGATCGCCTACTTCACCAGCAGGGGCATCGGCGTCGCCGAGGTCAACTACGGCGGCTCCACCGGCTATGGCCGGGCCTACCGCGAGCGGCTGCGCCACAACTGGGGCGTGGTGGACGTGCGCGACTGCGAGACGGTGGCGCGGTGGCTGCTGGACAGCGGACGGGCCGAGAAGGTGGCGATCAGGGGCGGCAGCGCGGGCGGCTGGACGTCGATGGCCGCGCTCGTCCACAGCGACGTGTTCTGCGGCGCGGTGTCCCACTACGGCATCTCCGACCCCGAACACTGGGCGGCGGAGACGCACGACTTCGAGTCGCGCTACCTCGACGGGCTGATCGGCCCGCTGCCCGAGACCCGGCAGCGCTACGCGGACAGATCGCCCGAGCTGCACGCGGAACGGGCGTCCGGCCCGGCCCTGCTCCTGCACGGCCTGGAGGACAAGGTGGTCGATCCCGCGCAGTCGGAGCGCTTCGCCGCCGCGCTGGCCCGTCACGGGCATGAGTGGGCCTACCTTACGTTCGAGGGAGAACAGCACGGGTGGCGGCGCGAGGAGACGATCGTGCGGGCCCTGGAGGCGGAGCTGGCGTTCTACGGGATCGTCTTCGGCTTCCCCACGCCCGAGGTGCCACCGCTGACGCTCCACAAGGGGGAGGCGCAGTGA
- a CDS encoding M20/M25/M40 family metallo-hydrolase yields the protein MSEVGEICSELLRIDTTNDGSGDGPGERRAAEYVASLLSEVGIEPVVFESAPRRTSVVARIPGDSSDALLLHGHLDVVPADPAEWRTHPFSGEIDGGCVHGRGAVDMKGTLAMTLAWARENARRGVRPRRDLVLAFLADEESTGEYGAGHAIERHRELFEGCTEAISESGGFSWYENDVRIYPVAVGERGTAWMRLTARGVPGHGSKPAVDNPVAELARALARLADHSWPVRLTPEVARLIDELSRALGGPIDLDRLEEEIERIPRAAALFKGVLRNSANPTMLDAGYKVNVIPGTAEAHVDGRFLPGQRDEFLETVDRLLGPKVTREFVSFEEAVSSPVEGLFDKLTAALLAEDPAGKPVPYVMSGGTDAKWFARIGIRGYGFAPLLLPPDLDYFGMFHGLDERVPVEGLEFGVRVLDRLLTSSAPKS from the coding sequence ATGAGCGAGGTCGGCGAGATCTGCTCGGAGCTGCTGCGGATCGACACCACCAACGACGGGTCCGGCGACGGGCCGGGCGAGCGGCGGGCCGCCGAATATGTGGCCTCCCTGCTTTCCGAGGTCGGCATCGAGCCGGTGGTGTTCGAGTCGGCGCCGCGCCGCACCAGCGTGGTCGCCCGCATCCCCGGCGACAGCTCCGACGCGCTGCTCCTGCACGGGCACCTCGACGTCGTGCCCGCCGACCCGGCCGAGTGGCGTACGCACCCGTTCTCGGGCGAGATCGACGGCGGCTGCGTGCACGGCCGGGGCGCGGTCGACATGAAGGGCACGCTCGCCATGACCCTCGCGTGGGCCCGCGAGAACGCCCGCAGGGGCGTGCGTCCCCGGCGCGACCTCGTGCTGGCGTTCCTCGCCGACGAGGAGTCCACCGGCGAGTACGGCGCGGGTCACGCGATCGAACGGCACCGCGAGCTGTTCGAGGGCTGCACGGAGGCGATCAGCGAGTCGGGCGGCTTCTCCTGGTATGAGAACGACGTCCGCATCTACCCGGTGGCGGTCGGGGAGCGCGGCACCGCCTGGATGCGCCTGACGGCGCGCGGCGTGCCCGGTCACGGGTCCAAGCCGGCCGTGGACAACCCCGTGGCCGAGCTGGCCCGGGCCCTCGCCCGCCTCGCCGACCACTCCTGGCCCGTGCGGCTGACGCCCGAGGTGGCCCGGCTGATCGACGAGCTGTCGCGGGCGCTCGGCGGGCCGATCGACCTCGACCGGCTGGAGGAGGAGATCGAGCGGATTCCCCGCGCGGCGGCCCTGTTCAAGGGCGTGCTGCGCAACTCGGCCAACCCGACCATGCTGGACGCGGGATACAAGGTCAACGTCATCCCCGGCACGGCCGAGGCCCACGTGGACGGCCGGTTCCTGCCGGGACAGCGCGACGAGTTCCTGGAGACCGTCGACCGGCTGCTCGGCCCGAAGGTCACCCGCGAGTTCGTCAGCTTCGAGGAGGCCGTCTCCTCCCCCGTCGAGGGCCTGTTCGACAAGCTCACCGCCGCCCTGCTCGCCGAGGACCCGGCCGGCAAGCCCGTGCCGTACGTCATGAGCGGCGGCACCGACGCCAAGTGGTTCGCGAGGATCGGCATCAGGGGCTACGGCTTCGCACCGCTGCTGCTGCCGCCCGACCTCGACTACTTCGGCATGTTCCACGGTCTCGACGAGCGCGTTCCGGTCGAGGGCCTGGAGTTCGGCGTCCGCGTCCTCGACCGGCTGCTCACGTCCTCAGCGCCGAAATCGTGA
- a CDS encoding CU044_2847 family protein, which yields MADQLVRWEIDGESVIVETGEEIADTWAPAGACGERVVYRSAEGLKKALHGVRDAARTALAAFRDFPEGPQEVEVEFGVKLATEAGAIIAKSAAEGHLTVKLKWIEKPADSGRE from the coding sequence GTGGCCGATCAGCTTGTGCGCTGGGAGATCGACGGCGAGTCCGTCATCGTGGAGACCGGCGAGGAAATCGCGGACACATGGGCTCCTGCGGGAGCCTGCGGCGAGCGGGTCGTGTACCGGTCGGCGGAAGGCCTCAAAAAGGCCCTGCACGGGGTCCGGGACGCGGCGAGGACGGCGCTGGCCGCCTTTCGCGACTTTCCCGAGGGCCCCCAGGAGGTCGAGGTCGAATTCGGTGTGAAGCTAGCCACCGAGGCAGGTGCGATTATCGCCAAAAGTGCCGCAGAGGGACATTTGACCGTAAAGCTGAAGTGGATTGAGAAACCGGCTGATTCCGGACGCGAGTAG
- a CDS encoding AAA family ATPase, with amino-acid sequence MADWYVYTGVPDAKSDIGRLPPPPPWRDFKGVVPDDTGELPEIDPTHEHQARSYRPDPGAVEQVNAALYLRRPLLVTGRPGTGKSTLAHAVARELRLGPVLYWAITSRVTLADGLYSYDPLTRLYDRESGRAHADADDDEIGKYIRLGPLGTALLPACRPRVLLIDEIDKSDIDLPNDLLTIFEEGRYEIPELARQKRRTHRVSTADGRTASVTDGVIGCRAFPLVIMTSNGEREFPAAFLRRCVRLALPEPDRDKLREIVRAQLGELSDESEDLIQLFLSRKTEGQLATDQLLHAIYLTHHAARDHGVDRLALAERLMPHLNSGVADDDD; translated from the coding sequence ATGGCGGACTGGTACGTCTACACCGGCGTTCCCGACGCGAAAAGCGACATCGGGAGGCTGCCACCCCCGCCACCGTGGCGGGACTTCAAGGGCGTGGTGCCGGATGATACCGGGGAGCTCCCGGAGATCGACCCGACGCACGAGCACCAGGCCAGGAGTTACCGGCCGGATCCCGGCGCGGTCGAGCAGGTGAACGCCGCGCTCTACCTTCGCAGGCCGCTGCTGGTGACCGGCAGACCCGGCACGGGCAAGTCCACCCTCGCGCACGCCGTCGCTCGGGAACTTCGACTCGGGCCGGTCCTGTACTGGGCGATCACGAGCAGGGTCACGCTCGCCGACGGCCTGTACAGCTACGACCCGCTCACCCGCCTGTACGACAGGGAGAGCGGGCGGGCGCACGCCGACGCCGACGACGACGAGATCGGCAAATACATCCGCCTCGGACCGCTCGGGACCGCTCTGCTGCCCGCGTGCAGGCCGCGGGTCCTGCTCATCGACGAGATCGACAAGAGCGACATCGACCTGCCCAACGACCTGCTCACGATCTTCGAGGAGGGGCGGTACGAGATCCCGGAGCTCGCGCGCCAGAAACGGCGGACGCACCGGGTCTCGACCGCCGATGGCAGGACCGCATCGGTGACGGACGGTGTGATCGGCTGCCGGGCCTTCCCGCTGGTCATCATGACCAGCAACGGCGAGCGAGAGTTTCCCGCCGCGTTCCTACGTCGATGCGTGAGGCTGGCGCTGCCCGAGCCGGACCGCGACAAGCTGAGGGAGATCGTCAGAGCGCAACTCGGCGAGCTGAGCGACGAGAGCGAGGACTTGATTCAACTGTTCCTCTCTCGGAAGACGGAGGGTCAGCTGGCCACCGATCAACTACTCCACGCGATCTATCTGACCCACCACGCGGCGCGGGACCACGGGGTCGACCGCCTGGCTTTGGCCGAACGGCTCATGCCGCATCTGAACTCCGGCGTCGCCGACGATGACGATTGA
- a CDS encoding trypsin-like peptidase domain-containing protein encodes MTGAGLLVDARHVLTCAHVVSGCSSIRVSFVQADRPDLQDLPADLGCAGPWRQPGDPGDVAVLSLAADVAIEPARLSLRVPAWAEFAVHGFPPDAGPFGAVMRLRTGSASGIGEWLHVEAATGHAETPRAGFSGAGVFDEVTGHVYGMISDASASQDRRTGRMIPLTEVRKYWEDLDDLLDLGWLGGEARRKLRSILRRIDTDANLTELVEAEFHPAIAPPVFRSVWHATRYVAEDLYDDDRLGRFLQALISKTSGGPAVKALRVWMDRHLEPPASRPGISSIVIRLDTKTKGGYELSFSHFIDDKPYPGGAPTTVTRKRFRKEVESALNSLMARISRAGRDDPLIEFVLPRSLILSEHVDEWYACREEEIPIATYRVVVRDVARLGNYILQDQWRNRFKHLHRTVKIEKADCSLLDPDEFYRRLLSDKDACVIVYSGVPDSTILHKGLNAGVPVMVWPRSSCKGAAPGECPYGSLDAFATLIDANGYHELPEVVRRLRFDPTHAHCGPRLTLIWDDPTRIPDPPTFVEE; translated from the coding sequence GTGACCGGAGCCGGCCTGCTGGTCGATGCCCGTCACGTACTCACGTGCGCCCATGTGGTCAGCGGCTGCTCGAGCATCCGCGTCAGCTTCGTCCAGGCCGACCGGCCGGACCTTCAGGATCTGCCCGCCGACCTCGGCTGCGCTGGCCCATGGCGGCAGCCCGGCGACCCGGGGGACGTTGCGGTGCTCAGCCTCGCCGCCGACGTCGCGATCGAGCCGGCCAGGCTGTCTCTCCGGGTTCCGGCGTGGGCCGAATTCGCGGTGCACGGCTTCCCTCCGGACGCCGGGCCGTTCGGCGCCGTCATGCGGCTGCGGACCGGCTCGGCCTCCGGCATCGGGGAATGGCTCCATGTGGAAGCGGCCACCGGTCACGCCGAGACGCCTCGTGCCGGATTCAGCGGCGCTGGCGTGTTCGACGAGGTCACCGGCCACGTCTATGGCATGATCAGCGACGCGTCAGCGAGCCAGGACCGTCGCACCGGACGCATGATCCCGCTGACCGAGGTGCGCAAATACTGGGAGGACCTCGACGACCTCCTCGATCTCGGCTGGCTCGGCGGCGAGGCCCGCCGGAAGCTACGGTCGATTCTGCGCCGCATCGACACGGACGCCAACCTGACCGAACTCGTCGAGGCGGAGTTCCATCCGGCGATCGCACCGCCCGTGTTCCGGTCCGTGTGGCACGCGACCCGGTATGTCGCCGAGGATCTCTACGACGACGACCGCCTGGGCAGGTTCCTCCAGGCGCTCATCTCGAAAACGTCCGGCGGCCCAGCCGTGAAAGCGCTGCGGGTCTGGATGGACCGGCATCTCGAGCCTCCCGCGTCACGGCCCGGGATCTCTTCCATCGTCATCCGGCTCGACACGAAGACCAAGGGCGGCTACGAACTCAGCTTCTCCCATTTCATCGACGACAAACCCTATCCGGGGGGCGCGCCGACGACGGTGACCCGCAAGAGGTTCCGTAAGGAGGTGGAGTCGGCGCTGAACTCTCTGATGGCGAGGATCAGCAGAGCCGGCCGGGACGACCCACTGATCGAGTTCGTGCTGCCGCGCTCGCTGATCCTCAGCGAGCATGTGGACGAGTGGTACGCGTGCCGGGAAGAGGAGATCCCGATAGCGACCTATCGTGTGGTGGTCCGGGACGTCGCACGTCTCGGTAACTACATTCTCCAGGATCAGTGGAGGAACCGCTTCAAGCATCTCCACCGTACGGTCAAGATTGAAAAGGCCGACTGCTCCCTTCTTGATCCGGACGAGTTCTACCGGCGGCTCCTCAGCGATAAGGATGCATGCGTGATCGTCTATTCCGGTGTGCCCGACAGCACCATACTGCACAAGGGCCTCAACGCCGGGGTGCCGGTGATGGTGTGGCCTCGGTCCTCCTGCAAAGGGGCTGCTCCCGGCGAGTGCCCGTACGGGTCGTTGGACGCCTTCGCGACGCTGATAGATGCGAACGGCTATCACGAGTTGCCGGAAGTAGTGCGCCGTTTGCGCTTCGACCCCACGCACGCCCACTGCGGGCCGCGGCTCACTCTCATCTGGGACGACCCCACGCGAATTCCCGATCCGCCCACTTTCGTGGAGGAGTAG